CGGAAAGAGGGGCGAGGGCTGGCAAAGGAATTTGACCTCAGTGGGTCTCACACCCTCCCCTTTGGAGAAGCCCTGGTCGTTACTTTGTGGATTTCTATTGAGATCTAggcacaagcagagagagagaggcacaCGGAGGCAAGGATCCTGTTTTGAGCCACTGCCTTTTCCCTCAACTCAGCCAGAGGTTTCCCCTTCCTCCTGAGCCAGCTGAATTTTGGAATTAAATACaagtatttcctttttctttaccTACAAGAAGTCACCCATGTACAAACTTGAGTTTTGGCCCTTCCTGTGGCATCCTACCCTTCATATATTGATATTAACCTGTGATTCTTTTTGTTCACTGAACACTCTTCAcctttccccccacccaccccaccttcaagaaaataaaacatttgtaACAGCCTCCTGGAGATTTGGGTCTCTCTGTTGCTCAGACTTAGAAATAAATTGGTTAGAAATCCAATACAGCTGCGGAGTGGGGTCGCCTCTGCCCCATTTCCTACACATGTCAAACCTTATGACATGGAACACTTTCACTGTGAGGTTAGGGAAAACAGGAAGTGAAGAGAAGGAATCTGCCTTCtgagaaacaaaacaacattgAACAGCACTATTTGGAAACTAATAGGTAAAATCAGTATTTTTGGGTTTTGGAATGACCCATTCCCTCCTCATCAACATCGTTTCAGGGGTCTCTATGGCTGCTGCTAATAGAACCTTGGGATTCGGCACAACTATTTCTACAAACACATGAAATCTTGCCACCACCTCCTCCAATCCTTACAGGAACACTACAGCAGGTCAGATGCCCAAATAATGCCTATACACCCCATAGTTGGGACGTGATGGCCTTGGATGTGGGTGATGTAGGGCACAGCTGTGGCATTGAGAGTCCTGCATAATAGGGTTTGCTAGGTCAACAGGCCAGATGTGGGGAATAAATGGCATAGATACTGGGGtataaaaggtaaacagaaagggCTGCAAAAGGCTATCAAGTCCAGTCCCCCATCATGCATGgctacacaattacagcactccTGATAAAGGATAACACTTTTTAACCTGTTTAATTAAAATAGTGAGAAATGTCACATTCTGCTACAGACACCAACAAATTAAGAAGAAATATCTTGCTGATTTCCAAATAGTGGCCTGAACTAGATAACCTGCAAATCTTACTCCTTTGGTATATGTCCACATATTCTAGTCCCATTTCGTGGCTGCTACCTGAATCTCCTTGTCTTTTATACCGTTTGTGATCTTCGGACCTCAGTAAAATCCCTCCTTGGTTCCTTTGGACCTCAGTAAAATCCCTCTTCTTTATATGTTTGTCAGGGAATTCAGCTGGGGGAAGAAAACTGGTAGAGGAATCTGGCATTTGTGTTGAAAGGTTGCCTTCCCAACTGCCATCTTGGTGCATATTCAAAGAGCAATACATCTTAAGTAAGAGGGGGGAGTCTCCTCTGGCTCCCTGTTCTTGCGTACCTCTTCAGGGCTCCTCCACGGCGCTGTTGCTGCAACCAGTACAGCATCTCCACTTTGTCCCATTGCATCTTCTCCATGTAGGGCCGTCCCCGGAAAGTCACAGTGtcattgaactcctttttgatCTCAGTCAGGACTTCATAGAGCTCAGAGTTAAACCAGGCCAGCTCCGTGTGCAGGCGGTCCCGTTTTCTGGATTCCTTCATCCGCATGGCAAAGGCCCGGGGCTCTTGGCTGAACAAGCGGTTTGGGTCCGACGCTGTCTGCTCAAAGCTTTCCAGTTCGGCCAGCAAGAGCTCCCGCTCCTGGATTAACTGGGCCGCCTCTTCCCACGCTTTGAGCATGTCGGGGAGGAAGAAGTAGTACTGGTTGGAGCTGTACTTGATGGCCATGTCAAGCCTCTCTGACTCTGAGAAATGAAGGACGGTCCAGAGCCTTTCCAGCCTTCTCTGCAGGGCCCGGAGATCCTCGGGCTTGTGGTCATAAGGAACAAGAACCCCCAATTCCATCTTTGCCGTGTTGTCAGCCTTCCACTGCCCCGTTTCAACTGATTCCTCCTTGAATTGGACCTTGGCAGCTTTCTTAATCGAGATTCTCCTCACTTTCTCTTCTTGCTTGACTTCAGCCTCATGGATCGCCTGCTGCTGCAGCTCCTCCTCCTTGTCTCCACCAATGCTGTACAGATGGAAAATCACCGGCAAAAAGTCAGACTCCTTGGTCGCGATGTAGTTCAGATAGTCATCAATGTTGAAGGTGttcttccaccatttcagccaagTCGCATGCTGTTTTTTACTCATGGGTTTCTTGATAGGGAGATTTGGAGTTTTCAGCGTGTCCACCACTTCCTCTGGGGAGAAAGGCCCAGCGGGCAGGATTTTAGCCAGCTCTTCGTTCACGACCTGCTCGCTTTCTTTCTTCCTCAGTGTTGAAGAAGCAAAGCAAGCGGAGAAATCTAGTTTTGTGGCATGAGATTCTATCAAGGGCCCAAGGTCAAACTTTAGGTGGTCTTTTGGGACAGTATTCATCAGCTCCTTGTACATCCCCCGGACCTCTTCACCAACAAAAAGGCTGGCGTCCAGAGACTGCAAAGTAGCATTGTTTATCTCCCCGAGGAGGTGATTGTAAATCAGGGAGCTCCTTTCCAGGACCACGGCCTCGGAGTAAACTCTTTCCGAGACTTGCAGGTCGGCCGCCTTCACCACCATTTGCTCATGGACTTTGAAGTTCACTGTTGTCGCTTGTGGGTGGGAGGCCGGCGCGGCGATAATGGTATTTCTCCGCTTCAACTCAGAGCTCTCTTCATACCGCAAGGAAGCCAGCGTCCTCTGGAGGTGCTCCAGCCGGGCCTCGTTGGCCTTGCGCCGCGTCAAGACCTTCAGGAGCGGAGGGAGGTCCAAGccgtcttcttcctcttctttccactGCCCGCTCCTCAGGATGGACCCCTGCACCAGTCTCCGCAGATCGTCCGCCAAGCTGACCGCCTCCATGCGCTCCTCGTCATCCACGTAGTGGAAGGGCAAATCTGGAGTGAGGCGCCGAGGCGTGATGCAGATCCCTAACTCGTCCGCTAGCAGCCGCCCGGCTCGCATATTGGGCATGGAGTAGCTCCTGAAAAGGCGAGCCTTCTTCTCTGCCTCTGGTTTGCTTTTGTCCCTCGCCGGACATGGCATGGTGATGGCGGCGCATGACGTAGCCCTGATGTTGCCTTCCATCCCAGGGAGCTGCATCTGCTTGATTATGCTCAAATCCAATGGAGGGATCTCCTCCAGCTCCTTGATGTCCTGAGCTCTTTTTTGCCTCAGAGCCTGCGTGCGGGGCCGAGTGAGCCGGATGAAGTGCCCAATGGTGAATCCCAGGCGGCAGCCTATTGCGCGGGCCGGGTGCTCGCCAATGAGGGTCGTCTTGCGCAGGGACAGAGCCCGGTACCCACGCGGAGCCTTCATCTCCACCACGAGGTGATGCCGCACGACCTCGATGTCCAGGAAGCGGGTGCAGTCCAGGGCGAGTTGGGCGGAGAAGCGGGTGAGGTTGGCGCAGTCGGTGAAGACGTTGAGCGAGCGGTGCTGCTCCATGAGGCACAGGTAGTGGAGGAAGAGGTGCTGCGAGACCAGGCCGACGTAGGTCACCAAGTGCTGGTACAGCTCCCGGTTGGTGTGGGCCTCGAAGGCCGGGTTGTAGAGGCTGCGCTGGACCTCC
The Anolis carolinensis isolate JA03-04 unplaced genomic scaffold, rAnoCar3.1.pri scaffold_14, whole genome shotgun sequence genome window above contains:
- the LOC134294407 gene encoding coiled-coil domain-containing protein 87-like, with product MSRRVYAAAHLRYPLEDTEAVAQRLHAQYRRLLDPLSLFPTTHSRVQASLPAEAEPDVSFAAPLGPALASPSSPRRTPVPISQAALLQLVRNKMELGPHWAKHIPAVHQRTFREVILTEVRHAYVEVQRSLYNPAFEAHTNRELYQHLVTYVGLVSQHLFLHYLCLMEQHRSLNVFTDCANLTRFSAQLALDCTRFLDIEVVRHHLVVEMKAPRGYRALSLRKTTLIGEHPARAIGCRLGFTIGHFIRLTRPRTQALRQKRAQDIKELEEIPPLDLSIIKQMQLPGMEGNIRATSCAAITMPCPARDKSKPEAEKKARLFRSYSMPNMRAGRLLADELGICITPRRLTPDLPFHYVDDEERMEAVSLADDLRRLVQGSILRSGQWKEEEEDGLDLPPLLKVLTRRKANEARLEHLQRTLASLRYEESSELKRRNTIIAAPASHPQATTVNFKVHEQMVVKAADLQVSERVYSEAVVLERSSLIYNHLLGEINNATLQSLDASLFVGEEVRGMYKELMNTVPKDHLKFDLGPLIESHATKLDFSACFASSTLRKKESEQVVNEELAKILPAGPFSPEEVVDTLKTPNLPIKKPMSKKQHATWLKWWKNTFNIDDYLNYIATKESDFLPVIFHLYSIGGDKEEELQQQAIHEAEVKQEEKVRRISIKKAAKVQFKEESVETGQWKADNTAKMELGVLVPYDHKPEDLRALQRRLERLWTVLHFSESERLDMAIKYSSNQYYFFLPDMLKAWEEAAQLIQERELLLAELESFEQTASDPNRLFSQEPRAFAMRMKESRKRDRLHTELAWFNSELYEVLTEIKKEFNDTVTFRGRPYMEKMQWDKVEMLYWLQQQRRGGALKRYARTGSQRRLPPLT